The Littorina saxatilis isolate snail1 linkage group LG15, US_GU_Lsax_2.0, whole genome shotgun sequence genome contains a region encoding:
- the LOC138948022 gene encoding integumentary mucin A.1-like produces the protein MTSPNPPEYTPGCIADNVVSFWCFLPSNVPGLFAACADTCASYLVCGPNTGDAELRNCSGARDFDETLGVCVVDGASASCSDFDGDNPTSPTSPTSPTSPTRPTSPTSATSPTSPTSPTSPTSPTSPTSMTSPNPPEYTPGCIADNVVSFWCFLPSNVPGLFAACADTCASYLVCGPNTGDAELRNCSGARDFDETLGVCVVDGASASCSDFDGNNPSSPTSPTSPTSPTSTTTPTSPTSPTSPTNPTSPTSPTSPTSMTSPNPPEYTPGCIADNVVSNWCFLPSNVPGLFAACADTCASYLVCGPNTGDAELRNCSGARDFDETLGVCVVDGASASCSDFDGDNPTSPTSPTSPISPTSPTSPTSATTPTSPTSPTSPTSPTSPTSMTSPNPPEYTPGCIADNVVSFWCFLPSNVPGLFAACADTCASYLVCGPNIGDAELRNCSGARDFDETLGVCVVDGASASCSDFDVDNPTSPTSPTSPTSPNTGNLQEAAAVTAAAAPPVYISGCVSSGVLPFWCLISSNYEKSFGTCGTSCATYLTCGATFAQFSMEECPGDQDFDENSGTCVADGSSLSCIDN, from the coding sequence ATGACAAGCCCTAATCCTCCTGAATATACCCCAGGTTGCATTGCTGACAATGTGGTATCCTTCTGGTGTTTTCTCCCATCAAACGTGCCCGGGCTGTTTGCTGCCTGCGCAGACACTTGCGCTTCCTACCTGGTGTGCGGCCCGAATACCGGTGATGCGGAGTTGAGAAACTGCAGCGGTGCCCGCGACTTCGACGAAACCCTCGGTGTCTGCGTTGTGGACGGGGCTTCGGCGTCCTGCAGTGACTTCGACGGGGACAACCCTACTAGTCCGACaagtccaactagccctacaagtccAACTCGCCCTACAAGTCCAACTAGTGCAACAAGTCCTACTAGTCCTACCAGCCCTACGAGTCCTACCAGCCCTACCAGCCCAACAAGTATGACAAGCCCTAATCCTCCTGAATATACCCCAGGTTGCATTGCTGACAATGTGGTATCCTTCTGGTGTTTTCTCCCATCAAACGTGCCCGGGCTGTTTGCTGCCTGCGCAGACACTTGCGCTTCCTACCTGGTGTGCGGCCCGAATACCGGTGATGCGGAGTTGAGAAACTGCAGCGGTGCTCGCGACTTCGACGAAACCCTCGGTGTCTGCGTTGTGGACGGGGCTTCGGCGTCATGCAGTGACTTCGACGGGAACAACCCTTCTAGTCCGACaagtccaactagccctacaagtccAACTAGTACAACAACTCCTACCAGTCCTACCAGCCCTACCAGTCCTACCAACCCTACTAGTCCTACCAGCCCTACCAGCCCAACAAGTATGACAAGCCCGAATCCTCCTGAATATACCCCAGGTTGCATTGCTGACAATGTGGTATCCAACTGGTGTTTTCTCCCATCAAACGTGCCCGGGCTGTTTGCTGCCTGCGCAGACACTTGCGCTTCCTACCTGGTGTGCGGCCCTAATACCGGTGATGCGGAGTTGAGAAACTGCAGCGGTGCCCGCGACTTCGACGAAACCCTCGGTGTCTGCGTTGTGGATGGGGCTTCGGCGTCATGCAGTGACTTCGACGGGGACAACCCTACTAGTCCGACAAGTCCTACTAGCCCTATaagtccaactagccctacaagtccAACTAGTGCAACAACTCCTACTAGTCCTACCAGCCCTACGAGTCCTACCAGCCCTACCAGCCCAACAAGTATGACAAGCCCTAATCCTCCTGAATATACCCCAGGTTGCATTGCTGACAATGTGGTATCCTTCTGGTGTTTTCTCCCATCAAACGTGCCCGGGCTGTTTGCTGCCTGCGCAGACACTTGCGCTTCCTACCTGGTGTGCGGCCCGAATATCGGCGATGCGGAGTTGAGAAACTGCAGCGGTGCCCGCGACTTCGACGAAACCCTCGGTGTCTGCGTTGTGGACGGGGCTTCGGCGTCCTGCAGTGACTTCGATGTGGACAACCCTACTAGTCCGACAAGTCCCACTAGTCCCACGTCTCCCAACACTGGGAATCTTCAGGAGGCTGCCGCGGTGACGGCGGCGGCTGCACCCCCTGTTTACATCTCCGGGTGTGTTTCCTCAGGCGTGCTGCCCTTCTGGTGTTTGATTTCCAGCAACTACGAGAAAAGCTTCGGGACCTGCGGTACCTCCTGCGCTACCTACCTCACGTGCGGAGCAACGTTTGCACAGTTCTCCATGGAAGAATGCCCGGGCGACCAGGACTTTGACGAGAACAGCGGCACCTGCGTTGCTGACGGGTCGTCACTCAGCTGTATCGACAACTGA